A segment of the Siphonobacter curvatus genome:
TCCCGGAATAAATACTACAATCCGGATTTACCGACGGTACTGCTTAATTCGCACCACGACACGGTAAAACCCAATCCGAAGTGGACCCTTGACCCGTTTAATCCTTTGGTGGAGGACGGAAAACTCTTCGGATTGGGCTCCAATGATGCCGGAGGCTGTCTGGTTTCCCTGCTGGCTACGTTCTGTTACTTCTACCACCGGACGGATTTAGCGTACAACATTGTCTTTGCAGCTTCGGCGGAAGAGGAAGTTTCGGGAGCCAACGGCATGGAACTGCTGTGGAATTCCGGAAAGCTGGGTTCGATTGACTTTGCCATTGTGGGCGAACCCACGCAAATGCACCTGGCCATTGCTGAAAAGGGTTTACTAGTACTCGATTGCATGGCTCAGGGAAAAGCCGGTCACGCAGCTCGCGAAGAAGGAGAAAATGCCCTGTACAAAGCTCTCGACGATATTGCCTGGGTACGTTCGTATGAATTCCCCAAAGAATCGCCGATGCTGGGGAAAATGAAAATGACGGCTACGGTCATTCGTACCGAAAACCAGCAACATAATGTCGTTCCAGCCAATTGCTATTTTACGCTCGATGTACGTGTAACGGATCAGTACACGCTGGAAGAAGCCTGTGACATTATCCAGGCCCACATGAAGTCGGAAGTACAGGCTCGTTCCGTACGGTTGAGGCCTTCGAGCATTCCTCTGGAACATCCCGTTGTGCAGGCGGGTATCCAGTTGGGCCGTACGACTTATGGTTCACCCACTACGTCCGATCAGGCCGTGATTGGCTGTGCTTCGTTGAAGATGGGTCCCGGCGATTCGGCTCGTTCGCACCAAGCCGATGAATTTATCTATTTGCACGAAATCGAAAAAGGAATTCAGTTGTACGTTGAAGTGCTCAAATACGTGGTGCTGGCGAAAGGGGGACTAGCCTGATCGACAAGAAATCTGCGTATTTCTTCGGAGAAAAGAATCTTTTTGCCGATTTTTGAATTCAATAGAATCATTCTAAATATTATGGAGCAAAAGGAAACCACTCCCGGCTGGAAAGGTTGGATTAAGCGTTTGGGCTGGGCCGGCTTTTTCTTCTTTCTAATTAAAGGCTTACTCTGGCTCGCCGTTGGCTACTTCGGATTCAAGATTTTTGAATAATACATTCTACCAAAAGAAAGGCTAACTCTCACTGGAGTTAGCCTTTCTTTTGTATATAGGATTGTCTCCATTAAATCAGCTTTACCTGGAGAAGCTCTTTCGTACGAGCCCAGATGAAGCCGACAATAACCAGCGTAAGGCTTCCGCCAATGAGTACGGAAGGGACTGTACCAAAGGTTTTAGCCAGTAAGCCCGATTCAAAAGCTCCGATTTCATTGGAAGTACTGACGAAGATACTGTTAACCGAAAGTACGCGTCCCCGGATTTCGTCGGGTGGAACCAGTTGGAGAATAGCCTGACGAATCACGACACTGATGCTATCAAACGCTCCTGTCAGGAAAAGCATCGTTACGGAAAGCCAGAAATGTGTTGACAGAGCGAAAACGATGGTAGCGATACCGAATCCTGCAACGGCAATGAGCATGTTTAACCAGGCTCTACGTACGGGCGAGTACACGGCAGTCGCTACGAGCGTTAGTACGGCTCCGATGGAGGGAGCAGCTCGCAGAATACCCAGGCCTTCAGCTCCTACGTGCAGAACATCCTCGGCAAAAACGGGTAGGATTGCTACGACTCCACCAAACAGGACAGCCACCAAATCCAGCGAAATGGAGTAGAGCAGGAGCTTGTTACCGAACACAAAGGAGATCCCTTCCCGAATACTCTGCCAGACACTGAGCTGTTCTTCTTCCAGCGATACTTCAGGAATGGGTTTCTTCTTGATGAATAAAAACAAAAGAAAAACCAATCCTAAGCCCGCAATGACCAGCCACATGGTACCCGCCATCCCCATCCAGGCGTAAAGAAATCCGGCAAGCCCCGGCCCCAGTATGGCTCCCGTTTGCCAAAACGAACTGTACCAGGATGCCGCATTAGCATATACCTCCCGGGGCGTTAGAAATGCTTTCAGAGAAGAAGTAGCCGGGCTGTAGAAGCCACGGGCCAGACCAATCAAAGCAACTACGCAATAAATAATGGTGAGTAGAAAAGTATCCGGGTGAGCGGCCCGCGTTTCGGGCAATGTAGCCCAATGCAGAATAAACGAGCCCACCAGAATAACTAGTAAGCTCAGTAAGATGATTCGCTTTTTGTCGTACTTATCGGCAAAGTGTCCGCCCAGCAACGCCAGTGAAATGTAGGGGATTGCTTCCGCGAGGCCTACTAAGCCTAAAGCTAAGGGATCGTGCGTAATGCGATAAATTTCGTAACCTAAGACAACCTCCTGAATCAGAATAGCGGTAGTGAAGAAGAAACTGGCTAGACCAAAAAAGGTAAATTCCCGATAACGCAGGGCGGCAAACGGATCAGTAGGGTAAGCATTCATGCGAACGAATAGAGCTGTTAGAAAGAAATTCCATGCAATGCTACGAACGTATAGTTAAAAAACGGATTAAAAGAAAAAAGAGGTCGCTATACAGCGACCTCTTTTCTACAGGTATTCTAAGCTTATGCCTGAGAAACGGAATGGATTACTTCCGTTTGCTTACGGATCGAAGCTTCGTGGATCAGGCGGTAAAGGTCTTCCACTAAGTCGGTATACAGACCCAGTTTCTTACCCATTTCAGCCCGTGAAGCGTGCACCTGCTTCCAGCGATCG
Coding sequences within it:
- a CDS encoding M20 family metallo-hydrolase; the encoded protein is MAQLLESLTIDSIELLKRLIATPSFSREEDQTAYLLEEFFRERNMPFSRMNNNLWSRNKYYNPDLPTVLLNSHHDTVKPNPKWTLDPFNPLVEDGKLFGLGSNDAGGCLVSLLATFCYFYHRTDLAYNIVFAASAEEEVSGANGMELLWNSGKLGSIDFAIVGEPTQMHLAIAEKGLLVLDCMAQGKAGHAAREEGENALYKALDDIAWVRSYEFPKESPMLGKMKMTATVIRTENQQHNVVPANCYFTLDVRVTDQYTLEEACDIIQAHMKSEVQARSVRLRPSSIPLEHPVVQAGIQLGRTTYGSPTTSDQAVIGCASLKMGPGDSARSHQADEFIYLHEIEKGIQLYVEVLKYVVLAKGGLA
- a CDS encoding MFS transporter, translated to MNAYPTDPFAALRYREFTFFGLASFFFTTAILIQEVVLGYEIYRITHDPLALGLVGLAEAIPYISLALLGGHFADKYDKKRIILLSLLVILVGSFILHWATLPETRAAHPDTFLLTIIYCVVALIGLARGFYSPATSSLKAFLTPREVYANAASWYSSFWQTGAILGPGLAGFLYAWMGMAGTMWLVIAGLGLVFLLFLFIKKKPIPEVSLEEEQLSVWQSIREGISFVFGNKLLLYSISLDLVAVLFGGVVAILPVFAEDVLHVGAEGLGILRAAPSIGAVLTLVATAVYSPVRRAWLNMLIAVAGFGIATIVFALSTHFWLSVTMLFLTGAFDSISVVIRQAILQLVPPDEIRGRVLSVNSIFVSTSNEIGAFESGLLAKTFGTVPSVLIGGSLTLVIVGFIWARTKELLQVKLI